From Flaviflexus ciconiae:
TTCTCGTCAAGGGCGATCACGTCTTCGTCGGCTACCACAACAACGAGGAAGCGACGAAGGAAGCCTTCACAGGGGATGGCTGGTTCCGTACCGGCGACCTGGGTTCAATGGACGATGATGGGTTCATTACGATCACGGGACGCAAGAAGGAAATCATTGTGACCGCCGGTGGCAAGAACGTGGCCCCCGCGATTCTCGAAGACAGGCTCCGCGGACACCCGATTGTTTCCCAGGTCGTTGTTGTGGGTGACAACCGTCCATTCATTGGCGCTCTTATCACCCTAGACACCGACATGTTGCCCGGATGGCTTTCCAACAAGGGCCTCGAGCCCATGTCTGTCGACGAGGCAGCACAGAACCCTCAGGTTCTTGCAGCTCTCGACCGCGCCGTTAACCGCGCCAACGAGGCAGTCTCCCGTGCTGAGTCGATCAGGAAATTCAACGTCCTCACAACCGACTTCACGGTCGACAACGACTACCTGACCCCCTCGCTCAAGGTGAAGCGCCACAAGGTCCTTAAGGACTTCGCTTCCGAGATCGACTGGATCTACGACAGCAAGCGGTAATCACCAATAGATTAGCAACCACCCAATCAGGTGATTGACTACCTTCGGAGGGCGGCGGTTCACTGTCGCCCTCCAGTCATGTTCGCTGACGCAATCGCAGTTATTGCCGGTCTCTCGACAGACTATAAGACCAGTTTTGTTCAAACCCACCCTCTTAACGCCAAGAACATGTTAACTTTGAAAACACGTCCAAGATGACATAAAGGCCCAAAGATGCTCCCACCATACTGCGACGGACACCACCCCTATTTAGTTCGATGACCTAACCGAGCATTTCAGCACCAACAGAGGGAAAGGCGGCGGGTCCAATGATTGTGGCTCTTGACGGCATCGACGTCACGTTCCGCCGTGCCGGTAACGATATCCAGATTCTCAACAGCTTCTCCCTCGAAGTGGATGATGGGGAGTTCGTTGCACTTGCCGGGCGGTCAGGAAGCGGGAAGTCAACCGCCATCGCCGTTGCCTATGGTCGGCGGAAACCCGATCGTGGCGTTACCCGATGGGGTGACGTGGAACTGGCGGAGACAGGTGAGAAGGAACTCCAAAAGATCCGCAAGACCAGCATCGGCTTCGCGGCCCAGGATGCTCTAGTATTTGACGATCTGTCTGTTTCTGCCAACGTCAAAGTTGGTGGAGGAACTGACGAGCGCTGTTCGGAGCTCCTCGAGTCACTGGGGCTCGCAGGCTTCAGCACCATGAAGGCCGGTCGCATCTCGGGTGGAGAACGCCAACGGGTCGCCGTTGCTCGCGCCCTCGCCAAGGACCCGTCTCTTGTCCTCATGGACGAGCCGACAGCATCGCTTGATGCTGCCGCAGCAGCCCTGGTTATCGAGCAACTTTGCCATGCAGCAGGTCGGGGTGCCGCAGTTCTTGTTGCCACCCACGATGCGCTTCTTGAAGAAGCCGCCGATCGGGTGATCGAACTGTGAGCGTGCGTCCTCGCATGAGGCGAACCCACGTCATTGTCTTTGTCCTCATTGGCCTCCTCGTCTTTTCCGGTTCTCTCCTTGGCAGGATCGGGGTGTCGCGAGCAGGCGAGATCCTTGAGGACAACTGGCGCGGAGCATACGACATCCTCGTGACTCACGACGATGGATTTGAACGGATTTCGCCGGGCAGGGATGCAAACGGCTTTAACCTTGTCGATAGCAACTACGCATCACAGACGAGCCGGGTCATCGGATTTGACCAGCTCGACCAGATAATGCACAAGATTCAGTCGACTTGGCTGCACCAGTTGCCTTCCTTGGACGGATGGCAAATGCACCGCCCTAGTTTTCCTTCACGATCGAGGACCACAATTTCACTGAGGACCCAGTCCAGGACTACGTGATCACCTGGAGCATCACCGACGACAACGGCATCATCTTCGAGAGAACAAATAATCTCCGGATCGATGCGACGCGATGGACGGGTGAGAGCGGTCAGTACTTTGATGTTGGGATCAGCATCACCAACGATTTCGCGCCCATGGACCGTCACCTGCTCCTCGTTCAGGCATCTGTATTCGGCGATTCTCTCCTTCTAGGCTGGGGTCAGGGACCAACCGTTGCCACGACCATCGCCGCCGTCGATCCAGTCCTCGAACAGGAACTGCTTGGCGAGGCAGGCGAGTTCCTCCAACCCCTGGAAGACTTTGGCAGCCTCATTCGACAGCATGGTCAGCTGACCCCGATCGAAGCTTTCGGTGAGACCGGCACTGAAATCGTCCCTGAACTGATTGACATGCCGGGAGTACAGCCGGGTTCTCGACCGGCACCGTTCTGGATGTACGGCGGGCAAAATCCTCTCGTCGGCTATCTTCGCAACACCGATGCCTACCCGCCCACAACAATCACGGCAACGATCGAAGCCGTGGGCGAGACAAGCGTCGAATACGACGAGGTCATGCGGCCGTTCAACGGCGGTCTGCACGATCTCCCCTGGCCAACGAACAATCTCAATTCCGGCGAACCGATCATCGAGAACTACACGCTCAGCAACTACACCGGCACCCGCCTATACCCTCCCCAGCTCACGCAGGTCGACTCCCCCGTCGAAGGACAGGCGGCCTTCACCGCCCGGATGCTGGGGATCTACGGTCCCTTTGCCCGGATCGAGGGAGCTGACATTGACCTTCCCACCGGAACCGATCCTGGCGAAGAGATCAGCTACCGTAACCCAACCGGGAATCAGCTTTCCATTGGCACATACTCCCAAGAGGGCGCCGCTCCTTTTGAAGTTGCTACCTTCACTCCAGGAGAAATCGTCACGGAAGGCGGGTACGTTCCACTCGGGCTCTATGGGCCAAATACCGCAACGCACGAGGGCGAGCCTTTCCCCGTCTCACGCCACGCCCTTGGTATCGCCACTCAGGCTCCCTCCGCCATCCTGTCCTTCGAAGGAGCGAAGGAACTCACCTCTCAGGAGACCATCATTTCCGCGGTCCGGGTACGTGTTGGCGGGCTTGACGGCCTCGACAACGACGAGGCACTGACCAGGATTAACGACACTGCGCAGGCCATCCGGCGCATCGACGGGCTCGATGCCACTGTTGTCATCGGCGGAACAACTCAGCCCGTCAGCATCTGGGTGCCGCTCTACGCCTTTGGAACAGACGATCCCCAGGGACAGCAGGTTGTCGATGAGCTGGGCTGGATCCAGATTGACTACGGAACGCTCGATGTTGCTTCTTGGACAGCATCACTCACGAATGCAACCGTGGACCGCGTTGCCGTCGCCACGATCCTCATCTCATCCCTCTTTGTCATAGGGCTCTGTCTTCTGGCCCGACAAGAGCGGCGTACCACCCACGCTCTCCTTGCTTCACAGGGATGGAGTACGTCCCAGCGCCTGCGGTGGACACTGGGTGAGGAATGGCTGGGGCTGGCCTTCTTCGGTATCGCTTCGACAATTGCTTTTGTCATCGCGGGCACCGACATGAGTCGCTATGCAATCCTCGCCGCCGTTCTCGCACTCCTCCTTGGACTCATCATTGCCAACCCGGTCCATTCTCGGAGACTAGCCCCAGCCGACAGGCTTG
This genomic window contains:
- a CDS encoding ABC transporter ATP-binding protein, whose product is MIVALDGIDVTFRRAGNDIQILNSFSLEVDDGEFVALAGRSGSGKSTAIAVAYGRRKPDRGVTRWGDVELAETGEKELQKIRKTSIGFAAQDALVFDDLSVSANVKVGGGTDERCSELLESLGLAGFSTMKAGRISGGERQRVAVARALAKDPSLVLMDEPTASLDAAAAALVIEQLCHAAGRGAAVLVATHDALLEEAADRVIEL